From the Cryptomeria japonica chromosome 2, Sugi_1.0, whole genome shotgun sequence genome, one window contains:
- the LOC131048205 gene encoding late embryogenesis abundant protein D-34 → MNSEQQQEQRQGLGSEQQQEQRQGLKGQTGSEQQQELRPGLEGHTGPITIGEALVVVGKVNSEKQIDPATVSALRSLEGRATGVREGLLGGPASQAQHVLEHRIAGIPDSHTLGQILSRAKDIPELNKPVNMRDAHKVSEAEMRNEATGRMEINGIAATIQRAAEWNAEQGHINPNVN, encoded by the exons ATGAATTCTGAGCAGCAGCAAGAGCAGAGGCAGGGCCTTGGTTCTGAGCAGCAACAAGAGCAGAGGCAGGGCCTTAAGGGACAAACTGGTTCTGAGCAGCAACAAGAGCTGAGGCCGGGGCTTGAGGGGCACACTGGCCCTATAACCATAGGAGAG GCGTTGGTAGTAGTGGGGAAGGTGAATTCAGAGAAACAGATTGACCCGGCGACTGTCAGTGCCCTGAGAAGCTTGGAGGGCAGAGCTACTGGTGTACGCGAGGGTTTGCTCGGCGGCCCGGCCTCCCAAGCACAGCATGTTCTGGAACACAGAATCGCTGGCATCCCTGATAGCCATACCCTGGGACAAATCTTAAGC CGAGCAAAGGACATACCGGAGCTAAATAAACCAGTGAACATGAGGGATGCGCATAAGGTGTCGGAGGCGGAAATGCGAAATGAGGCAACAGGACGCATGGAGATTAACGGCATTGCCGCCACTATACAGCGAGCCGCTGAGTGGAACGCCGAGCAGGGCCACATCAATCCTAATGTCAACTAG